A portion of the Cydia strobilella chromosome 5, ilCydStro3.1, whole genome shotgun sequence genome contains these proteins:
- the LOC134741582 gene encoding teneurin-a isoform X3 codes for MSGNLGGGTLGGGHCQLANQPLVMPVFPLRASQPSPVPVYSPSRFHIDKRCQHRCTWKCLAIAMICLCVILAAMLAYFIALSSIKNNYNIDNSNCMVMVQDVKAVTHAQGVRDALSTSSPSDESISTSSLGGWSTTAEAAIESAVIPQQAQQAALPPWSPALEVREFDELHSATIPAYQFWSSEFRNKQPAYVSLNFTVPWGANFAVYGRRNVAPSVTQYDFVEFIRGGRVDHRLRRRRSPHRHDIREHDGFETLLSTISPFQRWNHTISKRSTDMRVNVSILQYLDTGRWFISMYNDELQPHKVEMIVSEAEGVTNSCPDDCSGHGSCYLGKCECMDGYEGHDCSKSVCPVLCSGHGAYAGGVCHCAEGWKGAECDVPAHDCEPADCSGKGQCVAGHCRCKAGWKGPKCDEEDCLDPTCGGHGSCVRGRCVCRAGWRGAACSERDARVQRCLPACSQRGVYDLDAGKCVCDPLYTGDDCAKVVCSLECGPHGVCAEGVCRCDDGWTGSRCDQRPCDQRCHDHGQCKNGTCVCTQGWNGRHCTLPGCPNACSRHGQCLLEDGVYRCSCADGWAGTDCSIALELSCTDNEDNDEDGMTDCSDSECCTRPECADHIMCLASNDPVEVLLRKQPPSVTASFYQRVKFLIEENSVQSYAHMDEYSESEFWNSFTPCRVSVMRGQVVSPQGLGIIGVRVSVDREARFGFTLTRQGGWFDVLVNGGGAVTLQFQRSPFKPLRKTVFVPWNQIVVLPPVQMQLSDDNVKVPTPRAPPRLDWTPSPQWWEVQAPPCAAHDHERLRPEVVAVPPLAAPAASSATTPTVIYPEAQIVSETIGIPGSAVKLTYRSSQSAGYLSCVHVQLTRKVVPAALGRVHVRVEIEGSLHTHTYEADPDLTHVFAWNKRNVYKQKVYGQAQAKISIGYEYSSCSSIVWETQTATLAGFDVDISDIGGWGLDIHHHYNFHEGILQKGDGALLHLKQYPRTVQVVMGTGLQRPLNCPDHCNGKAADARLLTPTALTSGPDGSLYVGDFNLVRRITTEGIVTTVLRLETTQVAYQYYMCISPADGNLYISDSERHQVRKVIALEKVRDPSLNSEPVVGNGDRCVPGDESNCGDEGPADKAKLSHPKGLAIAADRTMYIADGTNIRAVDPNGIIHTLVGHHGHHNHWSPVPCRGAIAPYEAQLQWPTGVALSPLDGSLYFIDDRIILKLTVDMKIKVVAGQPSHCRLSSDGKHTSKATNKTDTEFREDSSLGTIQALAFAPSGILYVAESDSKKTNAIKSIDPSGKIMHFAGKVQENLKELSCECNSSVPVTTVPANARDEGAGCPCRLSVAAGDEPPTSTETLLSSNAKFQTISALAVTPDGVLNVVDQGSLHILALKHYLPTHDENGEFRIPNPPTSEIYVFNRYGQHITTKDLTSGKTRYSFLYSKNTSFGKLSAVTDASGNKIQLLRDYSNVVSSIENTQDHKLELKVSGIGYLTKITEKGTTEIELDYDANTGLLNSRSRAGDTVIYNYDELGRVTKIIMPSGEPVHITSGLAKNYGLAVTVSNPSSSIPVGVAKKCEYVLHGQSFKQITINNGKQVTEGRIYSNNTLLLETPWTGKFESIAAAKHPLLEAALPIEAEMLHMWSHQTTTFGDNLINNMYSLYTLVGDVRNPQQTLNREIWVNDTRVLIIEFDQFKSRESFFNADRNPLFTIAYDAGGLPLSFIPHGAGVPLNISYDRFFRINGWKWGVSEETYNYDSHGMLSEITSPQDGTKNVYYNDANLVSKITLASQRSFKYLYDDDGGLTHVILPSGTNHSFSVQPSIGFLRMTYAPPGSTKKYLQHYSHTGELLQTVFPGDGARVVYRYFTTNKVSEVVHGDGQTQIHYSESSGLPSEILHVDRDVDYRWESTYAGGLLMEERLDYGAKTGLSNAKIIYEYDNNYRTTAVQGRIGGQTLIPHHIVYNPKTGAPEILGQFTVSKQKWNETSVYDGIAMFSRVLNNQFLEKEVTVNIHRMEVFRMEFSYDRHGRISQTRTHTRNVGVNTYTNVKNYTWDCDGQLTGVEAQEPWGFRYDDNGNMLSLTYRGNTIPMEYNDMDRIIKFGEGQYRYDSRGLVSQNAREERFQYNSKGLLIRATKRGRFDVRYYYDHLDRLSTRKDNFGNVTQFFYTNKDKPHEVSHIYSPRENRFMTLVYDDRGHLIYTQVARHKYYIATDQCGTPVMVFNQYGEGIREIMRSPYGHIVYDSNPYLYLPVDFCGGLLDQVTSLVHMANGKVYDPLIGQWMSPIWEDLIERIHNPTQLHLYRFNGNDPINVRPQNKKPTDHLAWLNLLGYNTKSLAPQLYPDELPGGSVLPAAPRGRPARAASPAPSLPAAMALLPSVTIESGFLSHMSNKRIADFRSLSIPAMSELKTDALDLAPKRIGSDSEPPFGRGILVSRNSRGRAVVTAVPSANAIYRDVYTSVFNRSHLLPFSLVVHGDQQDVFYFVKEETWRAADDKQQLKRMQGKLNVTFHDVTEGGRSYADVKIHGKTSVVNLRYGTSAERERTRLLHHARAAAVRKAWHREREALRGGLGGSLDWAAAELDEIQKAGSAAGYDGEYVHDVARYPELAEDPYNVRFVKKRADRAERRRRKRECTTPWWLREDLC; via the exons CGTTATcgtcaattaaaaataattataatatagacAATTCAAATTGCATGGTTATGGTTCAAGACGTAAAAGCAGTTACACACGCACAAGGAGTTAGGGACGCTTTATCAACATCTTCGCCGTCGGATG AATCAATATCAACATCGTCGCTTGGCGGCTGGTCGACGACGGCGGAAGCGGCAATAGAGTCGGCAGTGATACCACAGCAAGCACAGCAAGCTGCACTGCCGCCCTGGTCACCAGCTCTAGAAGTTAGAGAATTCGACGAATTACACAGTGCAACGATACCTGCATACCAGTTCTGGAGTTCTGAATTCCGCAACAAACAGCCCGCCTACGTTAGCCTTAATTTCACCGTACCCTGGGGAGCCAATTTTGCCGTATACGGAAGAAGGAATGTCGCTCCTAGCGTGACACAATACGACTTCGTAGAATTCATTCGAGGTGGCAGGGTCGACCATAGGCTAAGGCGGAGACGGAGTCCGCATAGACACGACATACGCGAACACGATGGCTTTGAAACATTACTAAGCACGATTAGCCCATTTCAGAGATGGAACCATACGATAAGCAAGAGATCGACTGATATGCGAGTAAATGTCAGTATACTACAGTATCTCGACACAGGAAGATGGTTTATTTCGATGTACAATGATGAATTGCAGCCACATAAAGTCGAGATGATCGTTTCCGAAGCCGAAGGAGTTACGAATTCTTGCCCCGATGATTGTTCTGGCCACGGTTCATGCTATTTAGGAAAATGCGAATGTATGGACGGATACGAAGGACACGACTGCTCTAAGA GTGTATGCCCCGTACTGTGTTCCGGGCACGGCGCGTACGCAGGAGGAGTGTGCCACTGCGCCGAGGGCTGGAAGGGCGCCGAGTGCGACGTCCCGGCGCACGACTGCGAGCCCGCCGACTGTTCCGGCAAGGGCCAGTGCGTCGCGGGCCACTGCCGTTGCAAGGCTGGATGGAAAGGACCTAAGTGTGATGAAG AGGACTGCTTGGACCCGACGTGCGGCGGGCACGGGTCGTGCGTGCGCGGGCGCTGCGTGTGCCGCGCGGGCTGGCGCGGTGCGGCGTGCAGCGAGCGCGACGCGCGCGTTCAGCGCTGCCTGCCCGCGTGCTCGCAGCGCGGCGTCTACGACCTCGACGCTGGGAAGTGCGTCTGCGATCCGCTGTACACTGGGGACGACTGCGCTaaag TGGTATGCTCATTGGAGTGCGGACCGCATGGCGTATGTGCCGAGGGCGTGTGCCGCTGTGATGACGGCTGGACCGGCTCGCGCTGCGACCAGCGGCCGTGCGACCAGCGCTGCCATGACCACGGCCAGTGCAAGAACGGGACCTGCGTCTGCACGCAGGGCTGGAACGGTCGACATTGCACGTTGC CCGGCTGCCCCAACGCCTGCTCGCGGCACGGCCAGTGCCTCTTGGAGGATGGCGTATATCGCTGCTCCTGCGCCGATGGATGGGCTGGCACTGACTGCTCCATCGCACTGGAATTGTCTTGCACCGATAACGAAGATAACGACGAAG ATGGCATGACCGACTGCTCCGACTCTGAGTGCTGCACGCGGCCCGAATGCGCCGACCACATCATGTGCCTCGCCTCCAACGATCCCGTCGAGGTTCTGCTGAGGAAACAGCCGCCCTCCGTCACCGCTTCCTTCTATCAACGTGTTAAATTCCTGATAGAGGAAAACTCAGTACAGAGCTACGCACACATGGACGAGTACTCGGAAAG CGAGTTCTGGAATTCCTTTACACCATG TCGCGTGTCCGTGATGCGCGGGCAGGTGGTGTCGCCGCAGGGGCTGGGCATCATCGGCGTCAGGGTCTCGGTAGACCGCGAGGCGCGCTTCGGTTTCACGCTCACCAGGCAGGGAGGATG GTTCGACGTACTGGTAAACGGCGGCGGAGCCGTGACCCTGCAGTTCCAGCGGTCGCCGTTCAAGCCGCTGCGGAAGACTGTCTTCGTGCCCTGGAACCAGATCGTAGTACTGCCGCCTGTTCAGATGCAACTCAGCGATGACAACGTCAAAGTGCCGACACCGAG AGCACCGCCGCGGCTGGACTGGACGCCGTCTCCACAGTGGTGGGAGGTGCAGGCCCCGCCGTGCGCGGCGCACGATCACGAGCGGCTCCGGCCCGAGGTCGTGGCCGTGCCGCCGCTGGCCGCGCCCGCCGCCTCGTCCGCTACCACGCCCACCGTCATCTATCCTGAGGCTCAG ATTGTAAGCGAAACCATCGGAATCCCTGGTTCTGCAGTGAAACTGACATACCGGTCGTCCCAATCCGCTGGTTATCTTTCCTGTGTGCACGTCCAGCTCACTCGAAAGGTCGTGCCCGCTGCGCTGGGCCGAGTCCATGTGAGGGTTGAGATCGAAGGATCCCTGCACACACATACGTATGAAGCTGATCCTGATTTGACACATGTGTTCGCATGGAACAAAAGAAACGTTTACAAACAGAAG GTGTATGGCCAAGCTCAAGCTAAGATCTCAATTGGATACGAGTACTCGTCATGTTCGTCGATCGTATGGGAGACACAAACTGCTACCTTGGCTGGCTTTGATGTGGACATATCTGACATTGGAGGATGGGGCTTGGACATTCATCATCACTACAATTTCCATGAAGGAATCCTACAGAAAGGCGATGGAGCGCTGCTTCATTTGAAACAATACCCTAGGACCGTGCAG GTTGTGATGGGAACTGGCCTCCAACGTCCGTTAAATTGTCCTGATCACTGCAATGGTAAGGCAGCTGACGCTCGTCTCCTGACTCCAACCGCATTAACCTCTGGACCTGATGGATCTCTCTACGTTGGAGATTTCAATCTTGTGCGCCGAATTACTACGGAAGGAATCGTAACTACTGTTCTTCGACTAGA GACCACACAAGTTGCATATCAATACTACATGTGTATATCACCAGCAGATGGAAATCTTTACATATCAGACTCCGAAAGGCATCAAGTGCGGAAAGTAATCGCTCTAGAGAAAGTGCGTGACCCATCCTTGAATTCTGAGCCAGTGGTGGGCAACGGAGATCGTTGCGTACCTGGCGACGAATCAAACTGCGGTGACGAAGGGCCAGCTGATAAGGCTAAACTGTCTCATCCCAAAGGACTTGCCATTGCTGCAGATAGAACGATGTATATCGCAGATGGAACAAATATAAGAGCCGTAGATCCAAATGGAATTATTCATACGTTAGTAGGTCATCATGGGCATCACAATCACTGGTCACCAGTTCCCTGTCGGGGTGCCATTGCTCCTTATGAAGCACAGCTTCAATGGCCTACAGGAGTAGCTCTCTCGCCTTTAGACGGTTCTCTTTACTTCATCGATGACAGGATTATACTCAAATTGACTGTCGATATGAAAATTAAGGTTGTCGCTGGTCAGCCTTCACACTGCCGATTGAGCAGTGATGGAAAACATACCAGCAAAGCAACAAATAAAACTGACACTGAATTCAGAGAAGACTCCAGTCTGGGAACGATTCAAGCTTTAGCATTCGCACCAAGTGGAATTTTATATGTGGCAGAGTCCGATTCCAAGAAAACGAATGCGATTAAATCTATCGATCCTTCTGGAAAAATTATGCACTTCGCTGGAAAAGTACAAGAAAACTTGAAAGAGTTGAGTTGTGAGTGCAACTCGTCAGTGCCTGTAACAACCGTGCCGGCGAATGCACGCGACGAAGGCGCGGGTTGCCCGTGCCGCCTGAGCGTCGCGGCGGGAGACGAACCTCCGACCAGTACAGAAACCTTGTTATCCTCCAATGCTAAGTTCCAAACTATTTCTGCTCTTGCCGTTACCCCGGACGGTGTGCTTAACGTTGTCGATCAAG GATCCCTGCATATTTTGGCATTGAAACATTACCTGCCAACACATGACGAGAACGGAGAATTCAGAATCCCTAATCCACCAACATCGGAGATTTATGTGTTCAATCGCTACGGACAACACATTACTACGAAAGATTTAACTTCAGGAAAGACAAGATATTCATTCTTATATTCGAAGAATACCAGCTTTGGAAAACTATCTGCTGTTACTGACGCGTCGGGCAATAAAATACAGCTACTTAGAGATTACAGTAATGTGGTCAGTTCCATTGAAAACACTCAAGACCACAAACTTGAATTGAAAGTCTCGGGTATTGGTTACCTAACGAAGATAACAGAGAAGGGTACAACTGAAATTGAATTAGATTACGATGCTAACACAGGATTACTGAACAGCCGTTCTAGG GCTGGAGATACCGTCATCTACAACTATGATGAACTCGGACGAGTCACCAAAATAATAATGCCTTCTGGAGAACCAGTCCACATAACTTCGGGCCTTGCCAAGAATTATGGCTTGGCGGTTACCGTATCCAATCCATCTAGCAGCATACCTGTTGGAGTAGCTAAGAAATGCGAATACGTTCTTCATGGCCAGTCATTTAAACAGATCACAATTAATAACGGCAAACAAGTCACCGAGGGACGTATCTATTCTAACAACACTTTGCTGCTTGAAACTCCATGGACGGGCAAGTTTGAGAGCATCGCGGCTGCCAAACATCCACTTCTAGAAGCAGCATTACCCATCGAGGCCGAGATGCTTCATATGTGGTCTCATCAAACTACCACATTCGGTGACAACCTCATCAACAACATGTACTCTCTGTATACACTTGTAGGTGACGTCAGGAATCCCCAGCAAACCCTTAATAGAGAAATATGGGTGAATGATACAAGAGTTTTGATTATTGAATTCGATCAATTTAAGAGTCGCGAGTCCTTCTTTAATGCTGACAGAAATCCCTTGTTTACAATAGCATACGATGCAGGAGGATTACCGTTGTCATTTATACCTCATGGCGCTGGAGTACCGCTCAACATTTCTTACGATAGATTCTTTAGGATCAACGGTTGGAAGTGGGGTGTCAGCGAGGAAACGTATAATTACGATTCGCATGGCATGCTATCCGAAATAACCAGTCCTCAAGACGGCACAAAGAACGTCTATTATAATGATGCAAACCTCGTATCCAAGATAACATTAGCTAGTCAAAGAAGCTTTAAGTACCTTTATGACGATGACGGTGGTTTAACTCACGTCATCTTGCCTTCCGGAACTAACCACTCATTCAGCGTCCAACCTTCTATTGGATTCTTAAGAATGACATATGCTCCTCCTGGttctacaaagaaatatttgcaACATTATTCTCATACTGGAGAGCTTCTTCAGACGGTGTTCCCCGGCGATGGCGCTAGAGTGGTTTACCGTTATTTTACCACCAACAAAGTATCGGAAGTTGTTCACGGCGACGGTCAAACACAGATACATTATTCTGAAAGCAGCGGGCTGCCGTCAGAAATCTTGCACGTGGACCGTGATGTCGACTACCGCTGGGAGTCTACTTACGCTGGAGGTCTGCTAATGGAGGAGAGGCTTGATTACGGCGCCAAAACCGGCCTTAGTAATGCGAAGATAATCTACGAATATGACAACAACTACAGAACAACCGCTGTTCAGGGCCGTATCGGTGGTCAGACACTCATTCCTCACCATATAGTGTACAACCCTAAAACTGGAGCTCCGGAAATCTTAGGACAGTTTACTGTCTCTAAGCAGAAATGGAATGAGACGTCGGTATATGATGGAATAGCGATGTTCTCTCGAGTCTTAAATAACCAATTCCTCGAGAAAGAAGTTACTGTTAACATCCATAGGATGGAAGTATTCAGAATGGAGTTTTCATATGACAGACACGGACGGATTTCACAGACGCGAACCCACACCAGAAATGTGGGAGTCAATACGTACACTAATGTCAAGAATTACACTTGGGACTGCGATGGCCAGCTCACTGGAGTTGAAGCTCAAGAACCATGGGGATTCCGATACGACGACAATGGGAATATGCTTTCATTAACTTATAGAGGGAACACTATTCCTATGGAATATAATGATATGGACCGAATTATCAAGTTCGGTGAAGGGCAATACAGATATGACAGTAGAGGTCTAGTGTCCCAGAACGCTAGAGAAGAACGGTTCCAGTACAACTCGAAAGGATTACTCATTAGGGCAACAAAACGAGGCAGATTTGATGTCCGATACTACTATGATCATCTTGATAG ACTTTCAACTCGTAAAGATAATTTCGGAAACGTAACTCAATTCTTCTACACAAACAAAGATAAACCTCACGAAGTCAGCCATATCTATTCTCCGCGTGAAAACAGGTTTATGACATTGGTTTATGACGACCGAGGACATCTTATTTATACACAG GTCGCGCGACATAAGTATTACATTGCAACTGACCAATGCGGCACACCCGTCATGGTTTTTAATCAATACGGAGAAGGCATTCGAGAAATCATGAGATCTCCATACGGCCACATAGTCTATGATTCTAATCCCTACTTGTATCTACCTGTCGATTTCTGCGGTGGGCTTCTCGATCAAGTCACGTCGTTGGTTCACATGGCTAATGGCAAAGTCTATGACCCGCTGATTGGACAATGGATGTCACCAATTTGGGAGGACCTCATAGAGAGGATTCATAACCCTACACAACTGCATCTCTATAGATTCAATGGAAATGATCCGATCAATGTCAGACCACAAAATAAGAAGCCAACGG ATCACCTGGCATGGCTGAATTTACTCGGATACAACACAAAGAGTCTGGCGCCGCAACTGTACCCCGACGAGCTGCCGGGCGGCTCGGTGCTGCCCGCCGCGCCCCGCGGCCGCCCCGCGCGGGCCGCCTCGCCCGCGCCCAGCCTGCCCGCCGCCATGGCGCTGCTGCCCAGCGTCACCATCGAGTCCGGCTTCCTCTCGCACATGTCGAACAAGAGGATAGCGGATTTCAGAAGTCTCTCGATCCCCGCCATGTCCGAGCTCAAGACGGACGCGCTCGACCTGGCCCCGAAGAGGATCGGATCCGACTCGGAGCCGCCGTTCGGCCGCGGCATCCTCGTGTCGAGGAACTCGCGCGGACGCGCCGTCGTCACCGCCGTGCCGTCCGCGAACGCCATATACCGCGACGTGTATACGTCGGTGTTCAACCGATCTCACCTGCTGCCGTTCTCGCTGGTCGTGCACGGAGACCAGCAGGACGTATTCTACTTCGTGAAAGAGGAGACGTGGCGCGCCGCCGACGACAAGCAGCAGCTGAAGCGCATGCAGGGCAAGCTGAACGTGACGTTCCACGACGTGACCGAGGGCGGGCGCTCGTACGCGGACGTGAAGATCCACGGGAAGACGAGCGTGGTGAACCTGCGCTACGGCACTAGCGCCGAGCGCGAGCGCACGCGGCTGCTGCAccacgcgcgcgcggcggcggtgCGCAAGGCGTGGCACCGCGAGCGCGAGGCGCTGCGCGGCGGGCTGGGGGGCTCGCTGGACTGGGCGGCGGCCGAGCTGGACGAGATCCAGAAGGCGGGCTCGGCGGCCGGCTACGACGGCGAGTACGTGCACGACGTGGCGCGCTACCCCGAGCTGGCCGAGGACCCGTACAACGTGCGCTTCGTGAAGAAGCGCGCCGACCGCGCCGAGCGCCGCCGCCGGAAGCGCGAGTGCACCACGCCCTGGTGGCTCCGGGAGGACTTATGCTAG